In Canis lupus familiaris isolate Mischka breed German Shepherd chromosome 24, alternate assembly UU_Cfam_GSD_1.0, whole genome shotgun sequence, a single genomic region encodes these proteins:
- the RBM38 gene encoding RNA-binding protein 38 isoform X2 — translation MLLQPAPCAPSAGFPRPPAAPGAMHGSQKDTTFTKIFVGGLPYHTTDASLRKYFEGFGDIEEAVVITDRQTGKSRGYGFVTMADRAAAERACKDPNPNIDGRKANVNLAYLGAKPRSLQTGFAIGVQQLHPTLIQRTYGAAWGLASRVPPVLFVFVDALGASPSRGAHSATFAVPWAGPCCQ, via the exons ATGCTGCTGCAGCCCGCGCCGTGCGCCCCGAGCGCGGGCTTCCCGcggcccccggccgcccccggcgCCATGCACGGCTCGCAGAAGGACACCACGTTCACCAAGATCTTCGTGGGCGGCCTGCCCTACCACACCACCGACGCCTCGCTCAGGAAGTACTTCGAGGGCTTCGGGGACATCGAGGAGGCCGTGGTCATCACCGACCGCCAGACGGGCAAGTCCCGCGGCTACGGCTTC GTGACCATGGCCGACCGAGCGGCGGCCGAGAGAGCTTGCAAAGACCCGAACCCCAACATCGACGGCCGCAAGGCCAATGTGAACCTGGCGTATCTGGGCGCCAAGCCGAGGAGCCTCCAGACGG GCTTTGCCATCGGCGTGCAGCAGCTGCACCCCACCTTGATCCAGCGGACTTATGG ggctgcctggggccTTGCTTCTAGGGTCCCTCCTGTCCTCTTTGTCTTCGTCGACGCCCTCGGTGCATCGCCCTCACGTGGTGCTCACTCAGCCACGTTCGCCGtgccctgggctgggccctgcTGTCAATGA
- the RBM38 gene encoding RNA-binding protein 38 isoform X1, which translates to MLLQPAPCAPSAGFPRPPAAPGAMHGSQKDTTFTKIFVGGLPYHTTDASLRKYFEGFGDIEEAVVITDRQTGKSRGYGFVTMADRAAAERACKDPNPNIDGRKANVNLAYLGAKPRSLQTGFAIGVQQLHPTLIQRTYGLTPHYIYPQAIVQPSVVIPAAPVPSLSSPYIEYTPASPAYAQYPPAAFDQYPYAASPATAAGFVGYGYPAALPQALSAAAPAGTAFVQYQPPQLQPDRMQ; encoded by the exons ATGCTGCTGCAGCCCGCGCCGTGCGCCCCGAGCGCGGGCTTCCCGcggcccccggccgcccccggcgCCATGCACGGCTCGCAGAAGGACACCACGTTCACCAAGATCTTCGTGGGCGGCCTGCCCTACCACACCACCGACGCCTCGCTCAGGAAGTACTTCGAGGGCTTCGGGGACATCGAGGAGGCCGTGGTCATCACCGACCGCCAGACGGGCAAGTCCCGCGGCTACGGCTTC GTGACCATGGCCGACCGAGCGGCGGCCGAGAGAGCTTGCAAAGACCCGAACCCCAACATCGACGGCCGCAAGGCCAATGTGAACCTGGCGTATCTGGGCGCCAAGCCGAGGAGCCTCCAGACGG GCTTTGCCATCGGCGTGCAGCAGCTGCACCCCACCTTGATCCAGCGGACTTATGG GCTGACCCCCCACTACATCTATCCGCAAGCCATCGTCCAGCCCAGTGTGGTGATCCCGGCTGCCCCGGTCCCGTCGCTGTCCTCGCCCTACATCGAGTACACGCCGGCCAGCCCGGCCTACGCCCAGTACCCGCCGGCCGCCTTTGACCAGTACCCGTACGCCGCCTCGCCCGCCACGGCCGCCGGCTTCGTGGGCTACGGCTACCCGGCCGCCCTGCCCCAGGCGCTGTCGGCCGCGGCCCCCGCGGGCACCGCCTTCGTGCAGTACCAGCCTCCGCAGCTGCAGCCCGACAGGATGCAGTGA